From a single Lactococcus carnosus genomic region:
- the trmD gene encoding tRNA (guanosine(37)-N1)-methyltransferase TrmD yields MQIDILTLFPDMFSSLDHSIVGRARKSGKIEINFHNFRDFATNKQKHVDDMPYGGGQGMLLMPQPIFDTLASFPHEGARVLMMDPAGRTFDQAFAEELAGEDQVVFLCGHYEGFDERIKTLVTDEVSLGDYVLTGGEVAASVMIDATVRLIPDVIGKKASHEEDSFSSGLLEYPQYTRPEDFRGLKVPDVLMSGHHENIRKWRLTESLAKTHRLRPDLLAAYPFSDEEHALLKQIENESSD; encoded by the coding sequence ATGCAGATTGATATCTTAACTTTGTTTCCTGATATGTTCTCTAGCCTAGATCATTCTATAGTTGGCAGGGCGAGAAAGTCGGGAAAAATCGAGATTAACTTTCATAATTTTCGAGATTTTGCTACAAATAAGCAAAAGCATGTCGATGATATGCCTTATGGTGGTGGTCAAGGCATGCTACTGATGCCACAACCAATCTTTGATACCTTAGCTTCATTTCCACATGAAGGCGCACGTGTGTTGATGATGGACCCTGCTGGTCGTACCTTTGATCAAGCCTTTGCTGAGGAGTTAGCAGGAGAAGACCAAGTCGTTTTCTTATGTGGCCACTACGAAGGATTTGATGAGCGGATCAAGACGCTTGTGACAGATGAAGTCTCTTTGGGTGATTATGTCTTAACAGGTGGAGAAGTAGCAGCCAGTGTCATGATTGATGCCACAGTACGCCTAATTCCTGATGTGATCGGTAAAAAAGCCAGTCACGAAGAAGATAGCTTCTCATCAGGCTTATTAGAGTATCCGCAATATACAAGACCTGAAGACTTTAGAGGGTTAAAGGTACCAGATGTCCTCATGAGTGGGCATCATGAAAATATTCGCAAGTGGCGCCTGACTGAAAGTTTGGCTAAAACGCATCGCCTAAGACCAGATTTACTAGCAGCATATCCCTTTAGTGATGAAGAGCATGCGCTACTCAAACAGATAGAAAACGAAAGTTCTGATTAA
- the rimM gene encoding ribosome maturation factor RimM (Essential for efficient processing of 16S rRNA): protein MDYYIVGTIVNTQGLQGEVRVISVTDFAEERYQKNAELALFDKQDKFVRMLKVKTHRKQKNLDIIKFEGMYSINDVEKYRDFSLKIAAENRGELDSDDEFYYDDIIGITVFENEVAIGTVSEILQPGANDVWVIKRKGKKDLLLPFIESVILTVDIVAKRVTVDIPEGLDD from the coding sequence ATGGATTATTACATAGTAGGAACGATTGTTAACACACAGGGGTTACAAGGTGAAGTGCGCGTGATTTCGGTAACGGATTTCGCAGAGGAACGCTATCAAAAAAATGCTGAACTGGCTTTATTTGATAAACAAGATAAATTTGTTAGGATGCTCAAAGTCAAGACACATCGAAAACAAAAAAATCTAGATATCATCAAGTTTGAAGGCATGTATAGCATTAATGATGTCGAAAAATATCGTGATTTTTCATTGAAAATCGCGGCTGAAAATCGTGGAGAACTGGATAGTGATGACGAGTTTTACTATGATGATATCATCGGTATTACTGTTTTCGAAAATGAGGTAGCAATCGGGACAGTTTCAGAAATCCTACAGCCTGGTGCAAACGATGTTTGGGTGATCAAACGTAAAGGCAAAAAGGACTTACTCCTGCCATTTATTGAGTCAGTCATCTTGACGGTTGATATTGTCGCAAAACGTGTGACTGTTGACATTCCAGAAGGATTGGATGATTAG
- the dapB gene encoding 4-hydroxy-tetrahydrodipicolinate reductase gives MMIKVIIAGFKGRMGSTAVEMVKEDVNLELVALVDPLTNEKVVDGVPVFNDKTGLIGFDADVWVDFTIPTVAFDNTKFALENGFCPVVGTTGFTEAQITELITLSKEKKIGGLIAPNFAIGAILLMEFAQKAAQYFPDVEIIELHHDNKKDAPSGTAIKTAELIKETRQPKQQGAADEVETIPGARGAEFDGMRIHSVRLPGLVAHQEVIFGAKGEGLTIRHDSYDRVSFMGGVNIGIKKVVEIDALVYGLDCLL, from the coding sequence ATAATGATTAAAGTAATTATAGCGGGTTTCAAAGGCCGTATGGGCTCAACAGCAGTGGAGATGGTAAAAGAAGATGTTAATCTTGAATTAGTCGCTTTGGTAGATCCCCTAACAAATGAAAAAGTAGTTGATGGCGTTCCTGTCTTTAATGATAAGACTGGCCTCATCGGATTTGATGCAGATGTATGGGTCGATTTCACGATCCCTACTGTTGCTTTTGACAACACTAAATTTGCCTTGGAAAATGGCTTTTGTCCTGTTGTTGGCACGACCGGCTTCACAGAAGCACAAATTACAGAACTCATCACCTTATCAAAAGAGAAAAAAATAGGTGGCCTCATCGCGCCTAATTTCGCTATTGGTGCGATTTTGTTGATGGAATTTGCCCAAAAAGCAGCCCAATATTTCCCTGATGTAGAAATTATCGAGTTACACCATGACAACAAAAAAGATGCACCATCAGGTACAGCCATTAAGACGGCAGAACTGATTAAGGAGACACGTCAGCCTAAACAGCAGGGTGCTGCTGATGAAGTTGAGACGATCCCAGGTGCAAGAGGTGCCGAATTTGATGGCATGAGAATTCATTCTGTTCGCTTGCCAGGTCTTGTTGCCCACCAAGAAGTTATTTTTGGTGCTAAAGGTGAAGGATTAACCATCCGTCATGATTCCTACGATCGTGTCTCTTTCATGGGTGGTGTTAATATCGGTATCAAAAAAGTTGTTGAAATCGATGCCTTGGTTTATGGATTAGACTGTCTGTTATGA
- a CDS encoding HAD-IA family hydrolase, whose protein sequence is MTLKNYIWDFDGTLFDTYPVMLRALKQVMIKHDIHYDGDLAYFIKKYSIRDFAKQYGTAALLDDYHQLETTLQTQVSYYPGIPAILKQIIDTGGQHFILSHRDDKTYDYLGELSPLFTEIITSDNHFTRKPDPESLIYLIDKYQLKLDQTVMVGDRPLDILAGQNAGIKTILFDEAGFFQANELNADDTVTTWENFKNEY, encoded by the coding sequence ATGACCTTAAAAAATTATATCTGGGATTTTGACGGCACTTTATTTGATACCTATCCTGTCATGCTGAGGGCACTCAAACAGGTGATGATCAAGCACGACATACACTATGATGGGGATTTGGCTTATTTTATCAAAAAGTATTCGATTCGAGACTTTGCCAAACAATATGGCACAGCTGCCTTGCTCGATGACTATCATCAGTTGGAAACAACCTTACAGACTCAGGTTAGCTACTATCCAGGAATTCCTGCTATTTTAAAGCAGATTATCGACACCGGTGGGCAACATTTTATCCTGAGTCATCGAGATGATAAGACATACGACTATTTAGGTGAGCTGAGCCCTTTATTTACTGAAATTATTACGAGTGACAACCACTTTACCAGAAAGCCTGATCCGGAGAGTTTGATTTATCTGATAGATAAGTATCAGTTAAAACTTGATCAGACTGTTATGGTGGGCGATAGACCATTAGATATTTTAGCAGGGCAAAATGCTGGTATCAAAACGATTTTATTTGACGAAGCTGGATTTTTTCAAGCAAACGAACTAAACGCAGATGATACAGTGACAACATGGGAGAACTTTAAAAATGAATATTGA
- a CDS encoding ABC-F family ATP-binding cassette domain-containing protein encodes MTDFRVENLTKSVGDKTVFSKIDFIIHPLDRIGLIGVNGTGKTTLLDVISGKAGFDGDNSPFFAHNDFKIEYLTQEPQFDENVSIMDTVLSDDLAQMKAIKQYEQVLLALTEDPENETLQVSLSEAEAQMTAIEAWEVENQVKTVLSKLKLPDLTEQIKNLSGGQKRRVQLAQALLNPADLLLLDEPTNHLDVDTIAWLENYVKSARQTILFITHDRYFLDNLATRIFELDNGKLYEYQGNYQDYLQQKAERDERESAQHHKSKQLYKQELAWIRKSPQARATKQQARIDRFEDIKNEVNSVSSSEDLSINVATSRIGKKVINFEHVNFAFSADKPILTDFNLLVQNTDRIGIVGNNGTGKSTLLNLIDGELTPDAGTVDIGETIKIGYFSQQIRGLDESKRVINFLQEIADNSLTSSGESVSIVNLLEQFLFPRTTHGTLIAKLSGGEKKRLYLLKILLQQPNVLLLDEPTNDLDIATLTVLENFIQHYKGVVITVSHDRYFLDKVVNKLLVFDKGTVTEVHSGYSNYLATKVAEQKPNKQVASVPVVQVNDLERARMTYSEKQEWSTIEASISSLETDISTIEQQMAVHGSDFTKLGELQAALDLKNNDLLDKYERYEYLAGFD; translated from the coding sequence ATGACTGATTTTCGTGTTGAAAACTTGACTAAATCTGTAGGAGATAAGACTGTTTTCTCAAAGATAGACTTTATCATCCATCCTTTAGATCGGATTGGCTTGATTGGTGTGAATGGCACTGGGAAAACGACATTACTGGATGTTATCTCAGGAAAAGCTGGATTTGATGGTGATAATTCACCATTTTTTGCGCACAATGATTTTAAAATCGAGTATTTGACACAGGAACCACAGTTTGATGAAAATGTATCGATTATGGATACGGTTTTGTCAGATGACTTAGCACAGATGAAAGCCATTAAGCAGTATGAGCAAGTCTTGCTTGCCTTGACTGAGGATCCAGAAAATGAGACATTACAAGTCTCTTTATCTGAAGCTGAAGCACAGATGACAGCGATTGAGGCTTGGGAAGTTGAAAATCAAGTTAAAACGGTCTTATCTAAGTTGAAATTACCTGATTTGACTGAGCAAATCAAGAACCTATCCGGTGGTCAAAAACGTCGTGTTCAGTTAGCACAGGCCCTGCTAAATCCTGCAGATTTATTACTGCTGGATGAGCCAACCAACCATCTGGATGTAGATACGATCGCTTGGTTAGAGAACTATGTAAAAAGCGCCAGACAAACTATTTTATTTATTACCCATGACCGTTATTTCTTGGATAATTTGGCAACGCGTATCTTTGAATTAGATAATGGTAAGCTATACGAATATCAAGGAAACTATCAAGATTATCTACAGCAAAAAGCTGAAAGAGACGAAAGAGAATCTGCTCAGCATCATAAGAGCAAGCAATTATATAAACAAGAATTAGCCTGGATTCGTAAATCACCTCAGGCACGTGCGACCAAGCAGCAAGCACGAATTGATCGATTTGAAGATATCAAAAACGAGGTTAACAGTGTCAGCTCATCTGAGGATCTTTCAATCAATGTTGCGACGTCAAGAATTGGTAAAAAAGTCATCAATTTCGAGCATGTTAACTTTGCATTTTCTGCTGATAAACCAATCTTGACTGACTTTAACCTCCTGGTTCAAAATACAGATAGAATTGGGATTGTTGGTAACAACGGGACAGGAAAATCGACCTTACTTAATCTGATAGATGGTGAATTGACACCTGATGCTGGAACAGTTGACATCGGTGAAACGATTAAGATCGGCTATTTTTCACAGCAAATCAGAGGACTAGATGAGTCCAAACGTGTGATCAACTTTCTACAAGAGATTGCAGATAACAGCCTCACCTCATCTGGTGAATCAGTAAGCATCGTCAACTTATTAGAGCAATTTTTATTTCCACGGACCACGCATGGTACCCTGATTGCTAAGTTATCTGGTGGTGAGAAGAAACGCTTATACTTGTTGAAGATTTTATTACAACAACCTAATGTTTTACTGCTAGATGAGCCGACAAATGATCTGGATATCGCGACCTTAACCGTCTTAGAAAATTTCATTCAACACTATAAAGGTGTTGTAATTACAGTCAGTCATGACCGCTATTTCCTTGATAAGGTCGTTAATAAACTACTTGTTTTTGATAAGGGAACTGTGACTGAAGTGCATTCAGGCTACTCAAATTATTTGGCGACTAAAGTGGCAGAACAAAAACCAAATAAACAAGTTGCATCAGTCCCAGTAGTACAAGTAAATGACCTCGAAAGAGCACGGATGACCTATTCTGAAAAACAAGAGTGGTCAACGATTGAAGCCTCGATTTCAAGCTTGGAAACGGACATTTCAACTATCGAGCAACAGATGGCTGTACATGGGTCAGACTTCACAAAATTAGGCGAGTTACAAGCAGCTTTAGACCTTAAAAATAATGACTTACTAGACAAATATGAGCGCTATGAGTACTTGGCCGGATTTGACTAA
- a CDS encoding DUF1149 family protein, protein MNIEREKEFVHQFHYDARNLAWEEENGTPETALNVQFQLVDQVENLSETDTAINGLLSFMIVLENLVISGNIGQLSIIRGQVIENKEQLSQEEMSELAAPLFDLLQRMTYEITEIALDQPGVSLEF, encoded by the coding sequence ATGAATATTGAACGCGAAAAAGAATTTGTCCACCAATTCCACTATGATGCTAGAAATTTAGCGTGGGAAGAAGAAAATGGGACACCAGAAACAGCATTAAATGTGCAATTCCAACTCGTCGATCAAGTTGAGAATTTATCAGAAACAGACACAGCTATTAATGGTCTCTTGTCTTTCATGATTGTTCTTGAAAATCTTGTTATTTCGGGTAACATCGGTCAATTAAGTATCATCCGTGGACAGGTCATCGAAAATAAAGAACAATTATCTCAAGAAGAAATGTCAGAGTTGGCAGCGCCTTTATTTGATTTATTACAGCGTATGACTTATGAAATAACTGAAATTGCTTTGGATCAACCAGGCGTTAGCTTGGAGTTTTAA
- a CDS encoding CCA tRNA nucleotidyltransferase, whose amino-acid sequence MRLEKMPAEFVKALPILQKIRDFGYEAYFVGGSVRDVLLNRQIHDVDIATSAYPSEIKQIFEHTIDIGIEHGTVLVLAQDDEYEITTFRTEDVYVDYRRPAHVNFVRQLSEDLLRRDFTINAFALANDGEIIDLYDGLSDLDRQVLRAVGKPSERFTEDALRIMRGLRFSATLNFDLATDTFEAMKAQAYLLEKISIERIFIELDKLLIASHWQKGLKALLAIEASDYLPGLSNESALLKMLSLPEDFVFTNSIQAWGYLLYQLGYLDGKFLMKQWKVSRDFSTDVTNFLKAYHIRQTSQFTQESLYLLGKSSLILVEEMVAAQDFKTNFELISALDAQLQIRHKKDIAVSAGDIMTKFGIKPGPGIGKLYHTIELEIVRGNLINRPEAIFNYVKEKSNDGNND is encoded by the coding sequence ATGAGATTAGAGAAGATGCCGGCGGAGTTTGTAAAAGCTCTGCCGATTTTGCAAAAAATTCGAGATTTTGGCTATGAAGCGTATTTTGTCGGAGGCAGTGTGCGTGACGTGCTACTCAATCGGCAGATTCATGATGTTGATATCGCAACAAGTGCCTATCCATCAGAGATTAAGCAGATATTTGAGCATACAATCGATATCGGTATCGAGCATGGTACGGTACTTGTTTTGGCGCAAGATGACGAATATGAAATCACGACATTTCGGACAGAAGATGTCTATGTCGATTATCGACGACCTGCTCATGTTAACTTTGTACGTCAACTGTCAGAAGATTTGCTAAGACGTGATTTTACAATCAACGCCTTCGCACTTGCAAATGATGGGGAGATTATTGATCTCTATGACGGGCTAAGCGATTTAGACAGACAAGTCCTTCGAGCAGTTGGTAAGCCATCAGAACGCTTCACAGAAGATGCCTTAAGAATCATGCGGGGTCTCAGATTTAGTGCGACACTGAATTTTGATTTGGCAACGGATACGTTTGAGGCCATGAAAGCCCAGGCTTATTTGCTAGAAAAAATTTCAATCGAACGTATTTTTATTGAACTGGATAAGTTATTAATTGCAAGTCATTGGCAAAAAGGGCTTAAGGCACTTTTAGCAATAGAGGCGTCTGATTATTTACCAGGCCTTTCAAATGAATCAGCGCTCTTAAAGATGCTGTCACTACCAGAAGACTTTGTGTTTACAAATTCGATCCAAGCATGGGGCTATTTACTTTATCAGCTTGGCTATTTAGATGGCAAATTTTTGATGAAGCAGTGGAAAGTATCTCGTGATTTTTCGACAGATGTGACCAACTTTTTGAAGGCATATCATATCCGACAAACAAGTCAGTTCACACAAGAATCGCTTTATTTACTTGGTAAGTCGAGCTTGATTTTAGTTGAGGAGATGGTTGCTGCACAAGATTTTAAAACTAATTTTGAATTAATTTCAGCACTTGATGCGCAACTACAGATCCGACACAAAAAAGACATTGCCGTTTCTGCAGGAGATATTATGACCAAATTTGGTATCAAACCTGGTCCAGGTATTGGTAAACTCTATCACACGATTGAACTGGAAATCGTTAGGGGCAACTTAATTAACCGACCAGAAGCTATTTTTAATTATGTAAAAGAAAAGAGTAACGATGGCAACAATGACTGA
- the citG gene encoding triphosphoribosyl-dephospho-CoA synthase CitG, with protein MSIFTKGKPVSLADILAGKVARVARLQEVRQAFSDATLISITLNIPGNIKNSRQIQLIFRAGMRELTRVFTAQWQMTHLDLQTGPEASLVVDVSANTCKAKAVAFETQFALGRLFDVDVLAADGKYLSRATLGIPCRTCYVCGEDAKICARSQQHPWFAMQKALNALYIRYVSKDKEKWISTAIRAMLYEVSVTPKPGLVDPGSQGSHKDMDAFLFIDSAISLRPYFTALYEVSLSWTASLPSLFEEIRRLGIKAEITMLKTTEDVNTHKGAIFSLGILFSASVYQKQVSLDLQNIICQMLAGLTEQAFVGLSNKSTLTAGEMQFLSYGLTGVRGEAEKGFPTVFDLVLPYLKNRKGTMNDCLLDTLMLIATSIKDTNLIKRAGDITVLADLQEQVTRYFDLGGAKTTAGKAYMYQLDQVFIRQNLSLGGSADLLILTIFLELLTDAL; from the coding sequence ATGTCTATTTTTACTAAGGGAAAGCCAGTAAGCCTAGCTGATATACTTGCCGGTAAAGTAGCGCGTGTTGCTAGATTGCAAGAGGTTAGGCAAGCGTTTTCTGATGCAACGCTTATCTCTATCACCCTGAATATACCGGGAAATATAAAGAATAGTCGTCAGATACAGCTTATTTTTCGAGCGGGTATGCGCGAGCTTACTAGGGTGTTTACGGCTCAGTGGCAAATGACACATCTTGACTTGCAGACAGGACCAGAGGCAAGTCTTGTGGTCGATGTTTCTGCTAATACTTGTAAAGCAAAGGCAGTTGCGTTTGAGACACAATTTGCATTAGGCCGCTTATTTGATGTTGATGTTTTGGCGGCTGATGGTAAGTATCTGTCGCGCGCAACGCTAGGGATACCTTGCAGGACTTGTTATGTATGTGGAGAAGATGCAAAGATTTGTGCCAGATCACAACAGCATCCTTGGTTTGCCATGCAAAAGGCACTAAATGCCTTATATATAAGGTACGTCAGCAAAGATAAAGAAAAGTGGATATCAACTGCTATCCGTGCCATGCTCTATGAAGTATCTGTTACACCAAAACCCGGTTTGGTAGATCCAGGTAGTCAAGGGAGCCATAAGGATATGGACGCTTTCCTTTTTATTGATAGTGCCATCAGCTTACGACCTTACTTTACTGCATTATATGAAGTAAGTTTATCTTGGACAGCGTCTTTGCCAAGCCTTTTTGAGGAGATAAGACGGTTAGGGATCAAGGCTGAAATCACGATGTTGAAAACGACAGAGGATGTCAATACGCATAAAGGGGCTATATTTTCATTAGGTATTCTTTTTTCAGCCAGTGTCTATCAGAAGCAGGTGTCACTTGATTTACAGAACATCATCTGTCAGATGTTAGCTGGACTGACAGAGCAGGCATTTGTAGGGTTATCCAATAAGTCGACCTTGACTGCTGGTGAAATGCAGTTTTTAAGCTACGGCTTAACAGGGGTGCGTGGTGAAGCTGAAAAAGGGTTTCCGACTGTATTTGATTTGGTACTCCCTTATCTGAAAAATAGAAAAGGAACGATGAATGATTGCTTGCTGGATACCCTGATGCTGATTGCTACTAGCATAAAAGATACCAACTTAATTAAACGGGCTGGTGATATTACCGTACTAGCCGATTTACAAGAACAAGTCACCCGCTATTTTGACTTAGGAGGTGCAAAAACGACAGCTGGTAAGGCCTATATGTATCAGCTAGATCAAGTCTTTATCCGTCAAAATCTTAGTCTAGGTGGATCAGCAGACCTATTAATACTCACGATTTTTCTTGAGTTGTTAACTGATGCGCTGTGA
- a CDS encoding thymidylate synthase, whose translation MRKADKLFIDNMHHILDDGVWSENARPKYKDGKTANSKYITGSFAEYDLSKGEFPITTLRPIPIKSAIKELMWIYQDQTSELDVLVNKYGVKYWNEWEVGESGNIGMRYGATVKKHDIIGKLLSGLEKNPWNRRNIINLWQYDDFEASEGLLPCAFQTMFDVRRVDGKIYLDATLTQRSNDMLVAHHINAMQYVALQMMIAKHFGWQVGKFFYFVNNLHIYDNQFDNATTLLGRTPSDKNPVLKLNVADGTNFFDIKPEDFELVDYEPIKPQLTFDMAI comes from the coding sequence ATGAGAAAAGCAGATAAACTTTTTATTGATAATATGCATCACATATTAGACGACGGTGTATGGAGTGAAAATGCCCGTCCTAAATATAAGGATGGCAAGACAGCAAATTCAAAATATATTACGGGCAGTTTTGCTGAGTATGATCTGAGTAAAGGTGAATTTCCGATTACTACTTTAAGACCGATTCCGATTAAGTCAGCCATTAAAGAGCTGATGTGGATTTATCAGGATCAAACCAGTGAGCTGGATGTTTTGGTAAACAAGTATGGCGTTAAGTATTGGAATGAGTGGGAAGTTGGCGAATCAGGTAATATCGGCATGCGCTATGGTGCGACTGTCAAAAAACATGATATCATCGGCAAATTACTCAGTGGGCTTGAAAAAAATCCATGGAATCGCAGAAATATCATCAACCTCTGGCAATATGATGATTTTGAAGCCTCAGAAGGCTTATTGCCTTGTGCCTTTCAGACCATGTTTGACGTTCGCCGTGTTGATGGAAAGATCTATCTAGATGCAACTTTGACGCAGCGCAGTAATGACATGTTAGTGGCCCATCATATCAATGCCATGCAGTATGTGGCCTTGCAGATGATGATTGCCAAACATTTTGGTTGGCAGGTTGGCAAGTTCTTCTATTTTGTCAATAACTTACATATCTATGATAATCAGTTTGATAATGCGACCACACTACTTGGGCGGACACCATCAGATAAAAATCCAGTGCTTAAGCTGAACGTTGCAGACGGCACTAACTTTTTTGACATCAAGCCTGAAGATTTTGAGCTGGTCGATTATGAGCCTATTAAACCACAGCTTACTTTCGATATGGCCATATAA
- a CDS encoding DegV family protein encodes MKTAIITDSSAFLRDDVREKDNVFVLDIPIFIAGETYIEGKTLTDSAFYEKMAASAELPKTSQPSMHDLTELLDKLVAENYTHVVGLFLSSGISGFWQNIQYLKDEYPKLTIAFPDTIITSAPLGYMVEMTANMTKTNASFDFILTELAEIIAKTTAFIIVDDLDHLVKGGRLSNGAAIIGNLLNIKPILRFDEAGKIVVYEKIRTSKKAFKKLYKILSETTKSGDYKVYVIHSNIPETAKDVAQELTEKGFDVSIASFGAVIGTHLGEGALGFGISPKLT; translated from the coding sequence ATGAAGACTGCAATTATTACAGATAGCTCAGCATTTTTGCGAGATGACGTTAGGGAAAAGGACAATGTATTTGTGCTTGATATCCCTATTTTTATAGCTGGTGAGACTTATATTGAAGGTAAAACGCTGACAGACTCAGCATTTTATGAGAAGATGGCCGCATCTGCTGAACTACCAAAAACAAGTCAGCCAAGTATGCATGATCTGACAGAATTACTGGACAAACTAGTGGCCGAAAACTATACACATGTTGTGGGTCTGTTTTTGTCATCTGGTATTTCAGGATTTTGGCAAAATATCCAATATCTTAAAGATGAGTATCCTAAGTTAACGATTGCCTTTCCAGATACCATCATCACGTCAGCACCATTAGGCTACATGGTTGAAATGACGGCTAATATGACCAAGACGAATGCGTCATTTGACTTTATCTTGACAGAACTAGCTGAAATCATTGCTAAAACAACAGCCTTTATTATCGTGGATGATTTAGATCATCTGGTCAAAGGTGGCAGACTATCAAATGGTGCTGCAATAATTGGCAACTTGTTGAATATCAAACCGATTCTACGGTTTGATGAAGCTGGTAAAATCGTTGTTTATGAAAAAATCAGGACAAGCAAGAAGGCATTTAAAAAACTGTATAAGATTCTGTCAGAAACAACAAAATCAGGAGATTATAAGGTTTATGTGATTCACTCAAATATTCCAGAAACGGCGAAAGATGTCGCGCAAGAATTGACAGAAAAAGGCTTTGATGTCTCAATCGCAAGCTTTGGGGCGGTGATTGGCACACATTTAGGGGAAGGAGCACTCGGATTTGGTATTAGTCCGAAATTAACATAA